The genome window GCCCGTGAGCCCGAGGGGCTGGCCGTTCGGCGACCTCGGGTCGGGGAAGATGCGGTCCCCGATCCTTCCCGCCAGCGTCCCGTGGTAAGGGCTCGCCTCCAGGATCACCGGCCAGGGTCCGTCCCCATGGATGCCGGGATCGGGTCTGACGACCTCGACGTACAGACGGGTCCCGTCCGACATCTCGACGTGCTGCGTCCCCCGGACGACGTGCGGGTGGTCCGGGGTCGAGAGCTGTCCCCGCATGGCCACGTGGTCGGCGGGCTGGGCCGCGGCGTCGGACCCGGTCAGGGCCGCCGCGACGACGACGAGGGCGGCGACCGCGGGGCGGATGCGGAGCTTCATCCCGGGGGGGTTTCTCCGCGCCGCCGGCTAACCCTGCTCGCCGGGAGCCAGCCTCCTCAGCAGGTCGGCGGTCGGGGGTCCGTAGAAGGAGAGCACGGCGTGCTCGGCTCCCGCCTCCTCGAAGGCGGCGAGGGTGTCCGGGAGCCGGTCCGTCTGCTCCGGGTCCGAGGGGAAGATGAACAGCTGGACGGACCTGCGGATCTCCGACGGCTCCCGCCCAACCGCCCCACAGTGCTCGTCCAGCACCCCGGACAGCCGGGCGAACTCCGACGGCTCCATCCCGAGCCCAGGGGCGTTCCACTCGTCCGCGTGGCGCGCCACCACCCTCAAGGTCTTCCTCTCTCCGATCCCGCCGATCACGATCGGGAGCCGGGCCTGGACCGGCTTCGGGATGCATCTGGCTCCCTGGAGGGTCCAGTTGGGACCCTCATGGTCCACGCGCTCCTCCGTCCAAAGGCCGCGCATGATCTCGCAGGCCTCGTCCAGCATCGCGATCCGGCGTCCCGCGCTCGGGAACGGGAACCCGTAGTCGTGGTGCTCGGGCACGTGCCAGGCGGCGCCCATCCCCATCTCCAGCCGCCCCCCGCTTATGTGGTCGACGGTGACGGCCATGTTCGCGAGCAGGGCGGGATGGCGGTAGGTGACCCCGGTGACCATGCACCCCACCCTGGCCCGTCGCGTCACCGCGGCCATCGCAGCCAGCGTCGTCCAGCCCTCCAGGGTCGGACGGTCGAGGTCGTCGAGGCCGTAGAAGTGGTCGTAGGTCCAGATCGCGTGGTAGCCGAGGTCGTCGGCTTCGCGCCAGAACCGGTCCAGGACGCCGTACTCGACCGTTGGGGCCAGCTTCGCCGATCTGAGCATGGGGCTCGATGATGCTCCGTCGCGTGCTAGAACCACAACGTGACCGTCCGCGCCTGGTTCACGATCTCGGCCGTCCTGCTCGTCGCGCTCGCGGGGTCGTCGCTCTTCTGGTTCCTCCGTCCGGCCGAACCGCCTG of Actinomycetota bacterium contains these proteins:
- a CDS encoding TIGR03560 family F420-dependent LLM class oxidoreductase, which produces MLRSAKLAPTVEYGVLDRFWREADDLGYHAIWTYDHFYGLDDLDRPTLEGWTTLAAMAAVTRRARVGCMVTGVTYRHPALLANMAVTVDHISGGRLEMGMGAAWHVPEHHDYGFPFPSAGRRIAMLDEACEIMRGLWTEERVDHEGPNWTLQGARCIPKPVQARLPIVIGGIGERKTLRVVARHADEWNAPGLGMEPSEFARLSGVLDEHCGAVGREPSEIRRSVQLFIFPSDPEQTDRLPDTLAAFEEAGAEHAVLSFYGPPTADLLRRLAPGEQG